The genomic window TGATCGGTTTTTTCTGACTAGAGGAGACACAACATTCAGAATATACCAACTCGTTGTTCGCACAATCATAAATGCCATATTCGAACTGGGCTTGAATGCCCTGTTTGTCCAACTCAGACTCTAAGTAAAATACCAGGATTGATTGCTCAATGAAGGAATTTACATTGACCACATAGAGATTAGAAGACTCCTTCCTGATCAGACCTTTTTCATTGAGTTTGACTTTGTTGTATGACGCAATGAGCTGAGCGGTGTTGCGCAATGCAATGTTTACAGAGCGATTGAACTCTACCTCTTCTTTGTTAAAATTTTCACGCAGATAATAAGCCTGCATGGCAAATATCCCGATGACCGTGAGCGCACCGATGATGACTACCATTCTAATCCAAAAGGATGACATATTGCAAAGTTAAGATAAAAGCCGCCGACATAACCTGCTGAATGTCAATTTGCTAGACTTGTGATGTGGGTTTTAAAAATATTTTAACAATAAATGTATATACATTAAATACATTTGTATTAAATTTGTGTCGTGAAACTGGAACTAGAGATCAGGCAGAATATTTTTGAAAGTGAGGCACACAAGCTTCATGTGAATCTGCTCTATACCGCTTACTGGATTCGTGGAAAGACAGATCAGATTCTCCAGCCTTACGACCTCAGTGTTGAGCAGTTCAATGTCTTACGCATACTCAAAGGGGCAGGCAATCATGCTGTAAATTTGAAATATTTAGCAGAGCGTATGCTCAATAAACAAAGTAATGCCAGCAGATTGGTCGACAAATTGGTTGAAAAGGCTTATGTCGTCAGAGAGAGTAGTCCAAATGATCGCAGACAGATAGAGTTGAAGATCAGTGAAACTGGTTTGGAGGTAGTCCGTGAAGCGAGCAAGTTGGTGAGCAAAATGAATGTGATGTTTGACTGGATCAGCGACCAGAAAAAAATTGATTTCAACGACAGTCTGGATCGAATCCGAGAAGAGTACAATTAACAAAAATAAGTATATAGCATGAAAAAAAATCTTTTCTATTTAGGATCTCTTGTGATACTATCGGCTTTTTTGATGTCAGCAACAATGAAGAAGCAGAAACCTGTCACATTAAATGTAAATACATCTATCAGCAAAATTGGTTGGTTAGGTAAAAAAGTAGTGGGTCAACACAGCGGACAAATTTCAATCAAGTCTGGTCAAGTGACCCTTCAAGAAGGCAAAATCACTGGTGGAATGTTCTCTATCGATATGAACACTATTACTTGTGACGACCTCAAAGGTGAGTATAACGCCAAGTTGATCGGTCACTTGAAAAGTGATGATTTTTTCGGTTCTGAAAAATTTCCAACAGCTGATTTTAAAATCACTTCAGTAAAATATATAGGCAAGACAAATGCACAAATTACCGGTGATCTTACGATTAAAGGAATTACTCACGCTTTGACTTTTCCTACAGATGTCACTCCGGGCAAGAACAATGTTCATGCTAAAGCAACCATCAAAGTGGATCGTACCAAATACGATATCAAATATGGTTCAGGCTCTTTTTTCGACAACTTAGGCGACAAAGCAATTGAAAATGAATTTACGCTAACTGTTAATTTACATGCTGGGATGTAATAACCCCAAATCAGTTGAGCAATCTTCAATAATCAGTTTATTGGCAGGAGTGGACCAATTGAAGTTAGTTTTTTAACCCTAACAACTTCTGTTAAACACAGTTAGCCGGTAGCTTAAGCTATCGGCTTTGTTATTTTTGTATCCTGCTTAATCCAGCTTTGGCTTTTTGGTGTAAAGATCGACTATATTGCCTTGGCTTGAGTTGAAGCACTTCCCTGTATTTGTCTTCTGCCTGTTGGTAGTCTCCTAATGACTCATAGATCAATCCACTTTGCAATACAGCGTTGCAAGACATCGGATCGGAGTGAGTGAGGTCAAAATCCCAGGCATCCTGAAAATAATGCAGGGCCTCTGCTGATAGATTTTTGAGCTGACAGATTCGTCCCATGCGATATACCGCTTCAAGTCTCCAGTTGGGATTCAAATAGTAAGATTTCATTTTTGGTGCCAGCAGTTCATAAGCTCTATCCGCCAACGAGCCATCACAAAGGAGCCTGGCTTTGAGCAATACGGTGTCCGGCTTCAATCCCATCAGCATCTCATCATGTGCTTGTTTATCCTCATCCAACAAAGCGTTTCCGGCATTGAGACATAATTTACGATAGTTTTCCCATGATTTTTGATCGTCCATAAGCAGGGCGATCCAACTTAGTTTTTGATAACATTCCTTCTTGTAAGAACTGCCCTTTGCCAGGAATAGAAAATCGTTGAAATAATTTTTTGCATTCAAGTCAAGTCGCTGCAATCGGCAAATTCCCTCCAAATAATACAGAAAAGGGAGCCTCTTCTTCAAATGCGCCG from Saprospiraceae bacterium includes these protein-coding regions:
- a CDS encoding YceI family protein, whose translation is MKKNLFYLGSLVILSAFLMSATMKKQKPVTLNVNTSISKIGWLGKKVVGQHSGQISIKSGQVTLQEGKITGGMFSIDMNTITCDDLKGEYNAKLIGHLKSDDFFGSEKFPTADFKITSVKYIGKTNAQITGDLTIKGITHALTFPTDVTPGKNNVHAKATIKVDRTKYDIKYGSGSFFDNLGDKAIENEFTLTVNLHAGM
- a CDS encoding MarR family transcriptional regulator, with protein sequence MKLELEIRQNIFESEAHKLHVNLLYTAYWIRGKTDQILQPYDLSVEQFNVLRILKGAGNHAVNLKYLAERMLNKQSNASRLVDKLVEKAYVVRESSPNDRRQIELKISETGLEVVREASKLVSKMNVMFDWISDQKKIDFNDSLDRIREEYN